The Mycolicibacterium smegmatis genome has a window encoding:
- the rfbA gene encoding glucose-1-phosphate thymidylyltransferase RfbA produces the protein MRGIILAGGSGTRLHPITMGVSKQLLPVYDKPLIYYPLSTLIMAGIRDILVITTPADASAFQRLLGDGSAFGVSLTYAVQAEPEGLAQAFVIGADHIGTDTVALALGDNIFYGPGLGTSLKRFQNVTGGAIFAYWVANPSAYGVVEFGPDGTALSLEEKPKSPKSHYAVPGLYFYDNNVIEIARSLSKSARGEYEITEVNQTYLDRGELSVEVLARGTAWLDTGTFDSLLDASDFVRTIERRQGLKIGAPEEIAWRAGFIDDEQLATRAKELLKSGYGHYLLQLLDRE, from the coding sequence ATGCGCGGGATAATACTGGCCGGCGGTTCCGGCACCCGGCTGCATCCGATCACCATGGGGGTCAGCAAGCAGCTGCTGCCGGTCTACGACAAACCTCTGATCTACTATCCCCTGTCCACGCTGATTATGGCGGGGATACGGGACATCCTCGTCATCACGACACCGGCTGACGCATCGGCGTTTCAGCGCCTACTCGGCGATGGTTCCGCGTTCGGTGTCAGCCTTACGTACGCCGTACAGGCCGAACCCGAGGGCCTCGCGCAGGCCTTCGTCATCGGCGCGGACCACATCGGCACCGATACGGTCGCACTTGCGCTCGGCGACAACATCTTCTACGGCCCCGGCCTTGGAACGAGCCTGAAGCGATTCCAAAATGTCACCGGCGGAGCCATTTTCGCGTATTGGGTCGCGAACCCGTCCGCGTACGGTGTGGTGGAGTTCGGTCCTGACGGCACTGCTCTTTCGTTGGAGGAGAAGCCGAAGTCACCGAAATCCCATTATGCCGTGCCGGGACTGTACTTCTACGACAACAACGTCATCGAAATAGCGCGGTCGCTGAGCAAGTCTGCGCGTGGGGAGTACGAGATCACCGAGGTAAACCAGACCTATCTCGACCGCGGCGAGTTGTCGGTCGAGGTGCTCGCGCGTGGCACCGCGTGGCTGGATACCGGCACCTTCGACTCTCTGTTGGATGCGAGTGATTTCGTCCGCACCATCGAGCGTCGCCAAGGATTGAAGATCGGCGCCCCCGAGGAGATCGCCTGGCGCGCGGGTTTCATCGACGACGAGCAACTCGCAACTCGCGCCAAGGAGTTGCTCAAGTCCGGCTACGGCCACTACCTGCTGCAACTTCTGGATCGAGAGTAG
- a CDS encoding sulfotransferase family protein translates to MTGNGTRTRPVILFVLGMGRSGSSALTRVLSLCGAALPTKMMGADKSNPRGYWEPRESLLLNRSILDRHGSAWWDPTLRLTEEEQYVGKERAACMAKIEPFIAKLPKSDVVVVKDLQIVVLYDMWFEAARAAGYDIAVVIPVRHPGEVASSLAAAAKAPPELTAGLWLKGNLLSERHTRDVPRVVVDYPNMIDDWRREVKRVSTALNVDLTPPDEQAVDDFLAPSLRRQRSEKPVIDRFGTDWLSTVYAVLRAAGRDEPIDTDTLDRVYEQFRVAEHDFRVMNEGNRHFQDGLLNKLVKPAVVRPILEVVAMAHRRRGTWA, encoded by the coding sequence ATGACCGGCAACGGCACGCGAACGCGTCCAGTGATCCTCTTCGTCCTCGGCATGGGCCGGTCCGGATCGTCCGCGCTCACCCGCGTTCTGTCGTTGTGCGGGGCCGCGCTACCCACCAAGATGATGGGCGCGGACAAATCGAATCCACGCGGCTACTGGGAACCGCGGGAATCCCTCCTGCTCAATCGCTCGATACTCGACCGCCACGGGAGCGCCTGGTGGGATCCGACGCTCCGCCTCACCGAGGAAGAACAGTACGTCGGCAAGGAGCGGGCGGCCTGTATGGCCAAGATCGAACCATTCATTGCCAAGTTGCCGAAATCCGACGTCGTCGTCGTCAAGGACCTCCAGATCGTTGTTCTCTACGACATGTGGTTCGAGGCCGCCCGCGCGGCGGGATATGACATCGCGGTCGTCATCCCTGTGCGCCATCCCGGGGAGGTAGCGAGTTCGCTCGCCGCGGCGGCAAAGGCCCCGCCGGAATTGACGGCGGGACTATGGCTCAAGGGAAACCTTCTGTCAGAGCGGCACACCCGTGACGTGCCCCGGGTCGTCGTCGACTACCCGAACATGATCGATGACTGGCGCCGCGAGGTGAAACGCGTGTCCACCGCGTTGAACGTGGACCTCACCCCGCCCGACGAACAGGCAGTCGACGATTTCCTCGCGCCCAGCCTCCGACGGCAACGCAGCGAGAAACCGGTTATCGACCGGTTCGGTACCGACTGGTTGTCGACGGTCTACGCGGTTCTGCGGGCAGCGGGGCGAGATGAGCCCATCGACACCGACACCCTGGATCGCGTGTACGAGCAGTTCCGCGTTGCAGAGCACGATTTCCGCGTGATGAACGAAGGCAATCGTCACTTTCAAGACGGCCTGCTCAACAAACTCGTCAAACCGGCTGTCGTCCGGCCGATCCTGGAGGTCGTGGCGATGGCACATCGCCGAAGAGGCACCTGGGCCTGA
- a CDS encoding class I SAM-dependent methyltransferase → MSEISKECRMCGSAGPHRTVTVREMYYGTRELFEYYVCADCETLQIVDVLEGEELARHYPRKYYSYNASQGAGVLQWLTRQRDRHDLGEGTQPVGALIAALPPGIRSLIGTNDASGDVVGMLGQLGVGREARILDVGCGGGALLDRLARAGFRNLFGADPFVDADTTTSMGVPIAKQFMEDVAGEFDVIMFNHSLEHVPDPVSTLKAARARLASGGICVARVPTTSSEAWDVYGKNWCLIDAPRHTVVPSRRGMARAAEAVGMQLERTIDDSNASQFFGSEMYRTDTALTEAGGFGYLFKTFGVKRVWDWERRSIALNRQGRGDQTGFILRAR, encoded by the coding sequence ATGTCCGAAATCAGCAAAGAATGCCGGATGTGTGGGTCCGCGGGACCACATCGGACGGTCACCGTCCGCGAGATGTATTACGGCACCCGCGAACTGTTCGAGTACTATGTCTGCGCCGACTGCGAGACGCTGCAGATCGTGGATGTGCTCGAAGGTGAGGAACTCGCTCGCCACTACCCGCGGAAGTACTACTCGTACAACGCTTCCCAGGGGGCCGGTGTGCTCCAGTGGTTGACCAGACAACGAGATCGTCATGACCTGGGCGAGGGCACACAGCCAGTCGGTGCCCTCATCGCCGCTCTGCCGCCTGGCATTCGCTCGCTCATCGGCACAAACGACGCGAGCGGTGATGTTGTCGGGATGCTCGGTCAGTTGGGTGTGGGGCGTGAGGCGCGGATCCTCGATGTCGGATGTGGCGGCGGTGCCCTACTCGACCGGTTGGCGAGAGCGGGCTTCCGTAACCTGTTCGGGGCCGATCCCTTCGTCGATGCGGACACCACCACATCAATGGGTGTGCCGATCGCCAAACAGTTCATGGAGGACGTGGCCGGCGAGTTCGATGTGATCATGTTCAACCATTCGCTCGAACACGTACCGGACCCGGTTTCGACTTTGAAAGCCGCGCGCGCCCGGCTCGCGTCCGGTGGTATCTGTGTGGCACGGGTGCCCACGACGTCTTCGGAAGCGTGGGATGTCTACGGGAAGAACTGGTGTCTGATCGATGCGCCCAGGCACACGGTGGTGCCGTCACGGCGTGGAATGGCGCGGGCCGCCGAAGCGGTCGGTATGCAATTGGAGCGGACGATCGACGATTCGAATGCGTCCCAGTTCTTCGGCAGCGAGATGTACCGCACCGACACCGCACTGACCGAGGCCGGCGGCTTCGGCTATCTCTTCAAGACTTTCGGCGTGAAGCGCGTCTGGGACTGGGAGCGACGTTCGATCGCGCTCAACCGGCAAGGACGCGGCGATCAGACAGGGTTCATCCTGCGCGCGAGATGA
- a CDS encoding nitrile hydratase accessory protein, with the protein MKLHQTCTTDQAAPSFDHEWQRRAFGLALALSEFGHYPWSEFQQSLIDAIGAWETTGGSDSDSHADWQYYDHWVAALEKVVAQRGLLAGAAGS; encoded by the coding sequence ATGAAACTCCACCAGACGTGCACCACTGACCAGGCGGCACCTTCCTTCGACCACGAGTGGCAGCGCCGGGCGTTCGGCCTCGCCCTGGCACTGTCGGAGTTCGGCCACTACCCATGGAGCGAGTTCCAGCAGAGCCTCATCGACGCGATCGGCGCCTGGGAGACCACAGGGGGTTCGGATTCCGATTCCCATGCCGACTGGCAGTACTACGACCACTGGGTCGCCGCACTCGAAAAGGTCGTCGCACAGCGGGGCCTTCTCGCCGGCGCCGCGGGTTCGTGA
- a CDS encoding glycosyltransferase has translation MKFVMATYGTRGDIEPSLVVGRELLRRGHDVRMAVAPDSVDFVEAAGVPAVPFGLDTRTWLNVYRNFWNSVFKEFWKINELRALWKELWERSDESWAQMSATLTEVAADADVLFAGQAYQETAANVAEHFDIPLVTLHHVPVRPNGRLVPILPPLLGRTAMKGFDWFTWLLNKKVEDAQRRELGLPKARIPSTQRIGNRESLEIQAYDEVCFPGLAAEWAKWGELRPFVGALTMELSTEVDGEVSDWIAAGTPPICFGFGSMPVESPRDTVEMISTASALLGERALICAGYSDFSGVPTYDHVKVVGAVNYAAIFPSCRAVVHHGGSGTTAASMRAGVPTLILSMDANQTLWGSQVKKLKVGTTRRFSATTKDTLITDLRRVLDPACAERAKTLALQMTKPADGVRRAADLVENFARVRSAA, from the coding sequence ATGAAATTCGTGATGGCCACCTACGGGACCAGAGGTGATATCGAGCCATCTCTGGTCGTAGGCCGCGAGCTGTTGCGCCGCGGGCATGACGTGCGAATGGCTGTCGCACCCGACTCTGTGGATTTCGTCGAGGCTGCAGGTGTCCCGGCCGTGCCATTCGGCTTGGACACCCGCACCTGGCTGAACGTCTATCGCAACTTCTGGAATTCGGTCTTCAAGGAATTCTGGAAGATCAACGAACTGCGGGCGCTGTGGAAAGAGCTGTGGGAGCGCAGCGACGAGAGTTGGGCGCAGATGAGCGCCACGCTGACCGAGGTGGCGGCCGACGCCGATGTGCTCTTCGCGGGACAGGCCTACCAGGAGACGGCCGCCAACGTCGCTGAACACTTCGACATTCCTCTGGTCACGCTTCATCATGTGCCGGTACGGCCGAACGGACGACTGGTGCCGATCTTGCCTCCTCTGCTCGGGCGTACGGCGATGAAAGGCTTCGATTGGTTCACCTGGTTGCTGAACAAGAAGGTCGAGGACGCGCAGCGGAGGGAACTCGGCTTGCCGAAGGCGCGGATCCCGTCGACCCAGCGGATCGGCAACCGTGAGTCGCTGGAGATCCAGGCCTACGACGAGGTGTGTTTCCCGGGCCTGGCCGCCGAATGGGCGAAATGGGGGGAGTTACGCCCCTTCGTCGGCGCCCTGACGATGGAGCTGTCGACGGAGGTCGACGGCGAGGTCTCGGACTGGATCGCGGCCGGGACGCCCCCGATCTGTTTCGGTTTCGGCAGCATGCCGGTGGAGTCGCCGAGGGACACCGTGGAGATGATCAGTACGGCGAGTGCGTTGTTGGGCGAGCGCGCCCTGATCTGTGCTGGCTACAGCGATTTCAGCGGGGTCCCGACTTACGACCATGTGAAAGTCGTGGGCGCGGTGAACTATGCGGCCATCTTCCCGTCGTGTCGTGCGGTGGTGCACCATGGCGGGTCCGGAACCACGGCGGCGAGCATGCGTGCGGGCGTCCCGACATTGATCCTCTCCATGGATGCAAACCAGACATTGTGGGGTTCGCAGGTCAAGAAGCTCAAAGTTGGTACGACCCGTAGATTCTCCGCGACGACCAAGGATACGTTGATCACCGATCTGCGACGTGTCCTCGATCCGGCGTGCGCCGAGCGTGCGAAAACTCTCGCCCTGCAGATGACCAAGCCGGCCGACGGTGTTCGGCGCGCGGCGGATCTGGTCGAGAATTTCGCGCGAGTGAGAAGTGCTGCCTGA
- a CDS encoding hemophore-related protein, which yields MIKKSLTRLGVAVGAAALSLGAAAGVASAEPDVTPLIDSPCNFDQAMTAVRTENPMAAQYLDKYPANIEFIRVFLASPRDQRVNLLNQIKNNPGANVALPVFQQMLTSCVKY from the coding sequence ATGATCAAGAAATCGCTTACGAGGCTTGGCGTCGCCGTGGGTGCTGCGGCACTGTCGCTGGGCGCAGCGGCCGGAGTTGCGTCAGCTGAACCGGATGTCACACCGCTGATCGACTCGCCTTGCAACTTCGACCAGGCGATGACCGCTGTGCGCACGGAAAACCCCATGGCCGCTCAGTATCTCGACAAGTACCCGGCGAACATCGAGTTCATCAGGGTGTTCTTGGCTTCACCCCGCGACCAGCGTGTGAACCTGCTGAACCAGATCAAGAACAATCCCGGCGCCAATGTGGCGCTACCGGTGTTCCAGCAGATGCTGACCAGCTGCGTCAAGTACTGA
- a CDS encoding GAP family protein, which produces MWSSVMGLALMGTLNPVRLGVLLLLISREKPAQNLVAFWIGCLTVSLFLIVGPLVLLHFTPLFDSFSDRLAAPSDKSRFAHLQVGIGLFALFIAAAILARARLRRRAAVRQPEERMAPASGHGPGAMVASGAFGDTERSGVLKGSSHRLVTRARDAWNSGTLWVAFVVGLAMGPAPEIVLIVLAVIVTSGAAASVQLGAAVVYIAGVLAVVEIVLISYVLAPARTEPVLRKLREWALVHRLHVLVVIFTVVGLSSLIRGLSVI; this is translated from the coding sequence ATGTGGAGCTCAGTGATGGGCCTGGCACTCATGGGGACGCTCAATCCGGTGCGTCTCGGTGTGCTGCTGCTGCTGATCTCCCGGGAAAAGCCCGCCCAGAACCTGGTCGCGTTCTGGATCGGCTGCCTGACGGTGAGCCTGTTCCTCATTGTCGGGCCCCTCGTGCTCCTCCATTTCACGCCGTTGTTCGATTCCTTCTCCGACCGTCTGGCGGCCCCGTCGGACAAGTCGCGGTTCGCACATCTACAGGTCGGTATCGGACTGTTCGCGTTGTTCATCGCCGCGGCGATCCTGGCGCGCGCCCGTTTACGCCGACGCGCGGCTGTCCGGCAGCCGGAGGAGCGTATGGCGCCTGCCTCCGGCCATGGGCCCGGTGCGATGGTGGCGTCGGGCGCTTTCGGCGACACCGAGCGATCCGGCGTGTTGAAGGGGTCGTCACACCGCCTGGTGACGAGGGCACGGGACGCCTGGAACAGCGGGACCCTGTGGGTGGCTTTCGTGGTGGGCCTCGCGATGGGGCCGGCGCCGGAGATCGTCCTCATCGTGTTGGCCGTCATCGTGACATCGGGTGCGGCCGCATCGGTTCAGCTCGGTGCGGCAGTCGTCTACATTGCCGGCGTGCTGGCGGTCGTCGAGATCGTCTTGATCAGCTACGTGCTGGCGCCCGCGCGCACCGAACCGGTGCTGCGCAAGCTACGCGAGTGGGCGCTGGTGCACCGCCTGCACGTCCTGGTTGTCATCTTCACGGTGGTGGGTCTGTCGAGTCTGATCCGGGGGTTGAGCGTCATCTGA
- a CDS encoding MmpS family protein produces the protein MRRLWIPLLVIAVVAVGGFTVSRLHNVFGAEKRVAYSDTKATDSKPFNPKKLVYEVFGPPGTVASISYFDENSDPQFVEGVSLPWVLEFDINKATAVGSLMAQGDSSSIGCRIKVDDEVKAEKVSNQTNAFTSCLLKAA, from the coding sequence GTGAGGCGGCTGTGGATTCCGCTGTTGGTGATTGCGGTGGTCGCCGTTGGCGGCTTCACCGTCTCGCGGTTGCACAACGTCTTCGGCGCCGAGAAGCGTGTGGCGTATTCAGACACCAAAGCCACCGACTCCAAGCCCTTCAATCCCAAGAAACTGGTTTACGAGGTTTTCGGTCCTCCCGGCACCGTCGCGAGTATCAGCTACTTCGATGAGAATTCCGACCCGCAGTTCGTCGAGGGTGTCAGCCTGCCCTGGGTCCTGGAATTCGACATCAACAAGGCCACCGCCGTCGGAAGCCTCATGGCCCAAGGCGACAGCAGCAGTATCGGGTGCCGTATCAAAGTTGACGACGAGGTCAAGGCCGAGAAGGTCTCGAATCAGACAAACGCCTTCACCTCCTGCCTGTTGAAGGCCGCATGA
- a CDS encoding RND family transporter, with protein sequence MSETTVTQDQQRRPRIASFIRRFSVLIILAWIGVAVVATVVIPPLEVVEREHSVSLSPADAPSVKAMKQMGILFEESNSESIAVLVLEGQDRLGDDAHAYYDKIIDQLEADTEHVQHVQDFWGDPLTAGAAESADGKAAYVQLNLHGSFGQAEGTASVRAVQDIVKNTPAPEGVTAYVTGPAAIVADMGQSGNRTVLLITLVTVGVIFLMLLLLYRRLLIVLILLATVAIELQVARGLVAFLALHGIVGLTTYVVNLLVSVGIAAGTDYGIFFAGRYQEARQAGEDREQAFYTSFSGVAKVVLASGATIAGAIACLSFTRLPYFQPLGIPGAVGIAVAVAVALTLVPACIAATNRFGWFDPRRLVTTRRWRRIGTAVVRWPAPILIASIAVAVIGLLTLPGYNPSYSDQKYIPQDIPANQGYAAAARHFPESKMTTPDILLVESDHDMRNSADLLVLNKLAKAVFAVPGVANIQSVTRPEGKPIEHTSIPFMLSMSNASQRLSLPFQQQRMEDMLKQADEMATTIALMQRMYALMQEMVGITHRTVETTHEVHATMGELRDNIADFDDFWRPLRNYLYWEKHCYNIPLCWSIRSIFDALDGVNEVTDKMGELVENLDRLDELMPQMLLQFPPMIATMQNTRAMMLTMHATMSGIFSQMDETTENATAMGKAFDQANNDDSFYLPPEVLENDDFKRVMEIFLSPDGKAARMLITQRSDPATPQGIALVEPIRIAAEEALKGTPLESANIYLAGTAAGVKDLVDGSKIDLMIAGVAALCLIFIIMLIMTRSFVAALVIVGTVAMSLGASFGLSVLVWQHLLGIQINWVVLAMSVIVLLAVGSDYNLLLVSRMKEEIGAGLNTGIIRAMGGTGKVVTAAGLVFAATMASMIVSDLLTIGQVGTTIGLGLLFDTLIVRAFMVPSIAALLGRWFWWPQRVRQRPASAMLRPIGPRPLVRSLLLRD encoded by the coding sequence ATGAGCGAGACGACAGTGACTCAGGACCAGCAGCGCAGGCCGCGGATCGCCTCGTTCATCCGCCGGTTCTCAGTCCTGATCATCCTGGCCTGGATCGGCGTGGCGGTCGTGGCGACAGTCGTGATCCCTCCACTCGAAGTCGTCGAGCGTGAGCACTCGGTCTCGCTGAGCCCCGCGGATGCCCCGTCGGTGAAGGCCATGAAACAGATGGGCATCCTGTTCGAGGAGTCGAACTCCGAGAGCATCGCCGTCCTGGTCCTCGAGGGACAGGATCGGCTGGGCGACGACGCCCACGCGTACTACGACAAGATCATCGACCAGCTCGAAGCTGACACCGAGCACGTCCAGCACGTCCAGGACTTCTGGGGTGACCCGCTGACGGCGGGCGCCGCGGAGAGCGCCGACGGCAAGGCTGCCTACGTCCAGCTCAACCTGCACGGCAGCTTCGGCCAGGCAGAGGGCACGGCATCGGTGCGTGCCGTCCAGGACATTGTCAAGAACACTCCCGCGCCGGAAGGTGTGACGGCATACGTCACAGGACCGGCCGCGATCGTCGCGGATATGGGCCAGAGCGGCAACCGCACGGTCCTGCTCATCACCCTGGTCACCGTCGGCGTCATCTTCCTGATGCTGCTCCTGCTCTACCGCAGGCTGCTCATCGTGCTGATCCTGTTGGCCACTGTCGCAATCGAGCTGCAGGTGGCGCGCGGCCTGGTCGCGTTCCTCGCATTGCACGGCATTGTCGGCTTGACCACCTACGTGGTGAACCTGCTCGTTTCGGTCGGTATCGCGGCAGGTACCGACTACGGCATCTTCTTCGCTGGCCGCTATCAGGAGGCACGGCAGGCCGGCGAGGACCGGGAACAGGCTTTCTACACCTCGTTCAGCGGTGTGGCGAAGGTCGTCCTGGCCTCGGGTGCGACGATCGCCGGTGCCATCGCGTGCCTCAGTTTCACCCGGCTGCCCTACTTCCAGCCGCTCGGTATTCCTGGCGCGGTCGGTATCGCGGTCGCCGTCGCGGTCGCACTCACTTTGGTTCCGGCCTGTATCGCTGCGACCAACCGTTTCGGCTGGTTCGACCCGAGACGTCTGGTGACCACGCGTCGTTGGCGGCGTATCGGGACAGCCGTGGTGCGGTGGCCGGCGCCGATCCTCATCGCGTCGATCGCCGTGGCGGTGATCGGCTTGTTGACGCTGCCCGGTTACAACCCGAGCTACAGCGACCAGAAGTACATCCCGCAGGACATCCCGGCAAATCAGGGGTACGCGGCAGCGGCACGGCACTTCCCCGAGTCGAAGATGACGACGCCGGACATCCTGCTGGTCGAGTCCGATCACGACATGCGGAACTCGGCCGATCTGCTCGTGCTGAACAAGCTGGCGAAAGCGGTCTTCGCGGTTCCCGGTGTTGCGAACATCCAGTCGGTGACGCGGCCTGAGGGCAAGCCGATCGAACACACGTCGATCCCGTTCATGCTCAGCATGTCCAACGCCAGCCAGCGGCTGAGCCTGCCATTCCAGCAGCAGCGCATGGAGGACATGCTCAAGCAGGCCGACGAGATGGCGACGACCATCGCGCTGATGCAACGTATGTATGCGTTGATGCAGGAGATGGTCGGGATCACGCACCGGACGGTCGAGACGACCCATGAGGTGCACGCCACCATGGGCGAATTGCGCGACAACATCGCTGATTTCGACGATTTCTGGCGTCCGCTGCGCAACTACCTCTACTGGGAAAAGCACTGCTACAACATCCCGCTGTGCTGGTCGATCAGATCCATCTTCGATGCGCTCGACGGCGTCAACGAGGTGACCGACAAGATGGGCGAGTTGGTCGAGAACCTCGATCGCCTCGACGAGTTGATGCCGCAGATGCTCCTGCAGTTCCCGCCCATGATCGCGACGATGCAGAACACGCGCGCGATGATGCTGACGATGCACGCGACGATGTCCGGCATCTTCTCGCAGATGGACGAGACCACTGAGAACGCGACGGCCATGGGTAAGGCCTTCGACCAGGCCAACAACGATGATTCGTTCTACCTACCGCCCGAGGTACTCGAGAACGACGATTTCAAACGCGTCATGGAGATCTTCCTGTCTCCCGACGGCAAGGCCGCGCGCATGTTGATCACCCAGCGCAGCGACCCGGCGACGCCGCAAGGCATTGCGCTCGTCGAACCGATCCGTATCGCGGCCGAGGAGGCCCTGAAGGGCACACCGCTCGAGAGCGCGAACATCTACCTCGCCGGAACGGCGGCGGGCGTGAAGGATCTGGTCGACGGTTCGAAGATCGACCTGATGATCGCCGGTGTCGCCGCGCTCTGCCTGATCTTCATCATCATGCTGATAATGACGCGCAGCTTCGTGGCCGCGCTGGTCATCGTCGGCACGGTGGCTATGTCGCTAGGCGCGTCGTTCGGCCTGTCGGTTCTGGTCTGGCAGCACCTTCTCGGCATCCAGATCAACTGGGTCGTGCTGGCGATGTCGGTCATCGTCTTGTTGGCGGTCGGGTCCGATTACAACCTGCTGCTCGTCTCCCGCATGAAGGAAGAGATCGGCGCAGGACTGAACACCGGCATCATCCGGGCGATGGGTGGGACCGGAAAGGTCGTCACCGCAGCAGGTTTGGTGTTCGCGGCCACGATGGCGTCGATGATCGTCAGCGATCTTCTGACCATCGGCCAGGTGGGTACCACGATCGGTCTCGGCCTGTTGTTCGACACCCTCATCGTGCGTGCCTTCATGGTCCCGTCCATTGCAGCGCTGCTCGGGCGCTGGTTCTGGTGGCCGCAGCGCGTGCGGCAGCGCCCGGCGAGCGCCATGCTCCGCCCGATCGGGCCCCGACCGCTCGTTCGTTCGCTGCTGCTGAGGGACTAG
- a CDS encoding TylF/MycF/NovP-related O-methyltransferase, whose amino-acid sequence MTHRDSRSAYLDLLRRDLTRYGSDELVPVGWGLLHRPLFKLGNLMLVRKRAFDSRKRDLGLDWPADALTMIGMKRLTSLQECVETVLAEDVPGDLVECGVWRGGASILMRAVLSAYGDETRRVWLADSFQGVPPPDAEKYAADKGDRLHRAAPILAVSEADVRANFERYGLLDDQVRFLPGWFKDTLNDAPIEQIAVLRLDGDLYESTIQALDGLYRRLSPRGFCIIDDYHAIDGCKKAVTDFRAAHGISADIVEIDGTGVLWRKE is encoded by the coding sequence GTGACTCACCGCGACAGCCGATCCGCGTATCTCGACCTGCTCCGGCGGGACCTGACCCGCTACGGGAGCGACGAGTTGGTCCCCGTGGGGTGGGGTTTGCTGCACCGTCCGCTGTTCAAGCTCGGCAACCTCATGCTCGTACGGAAGCGTGCCTTCGATTCACGCAAGCGCGACCTGGGCTTGGACTGGCCTGCCGACGCTCTGACGATGATCGGGATGAAGCGGCTCACGAGCCTGCAGGAATGCGTCGAAACCGTGCTCGCCGAGGACGTCCCCGGCGACCTGGTCGAGTGTGGGGTGTGGCGAGGCGGGGCGTCCATCCTCATGCGCGCGGTGTTGTCCGCGTACGGTGACGAGACCCGTCGGGTGTGGCTCGCGGATTCCTTCCAGGGTGTGCCCCCGCCGGACGCCGAGAAGTACGCGGCGGACAAGGGCGACCGGCTGCATCGTGCGGCGCCGATTCTCGCGGTCTCCGAAGCGGACGTCAGGGCCAACTTCGAGCGTTACGGTCTGCTGGACGACCAGGTCCGTTTCCTGCCGGGTTGGTTCAAGGACACTCTGAATGACGCCCCGATCGAACAGATTGCGGTGCTCCGGCTCGATGGTGATCTCTACGAGTCCACGATCCAGGCTCTTGACGGTCTTTACCGCCGCCTGTCGCCGAGGGGTTTCTGCATCATCGACGACTACCACGCCATCGACGGATGCAAGAAGGCGGTGACGGACTTCCGTGCGGCACACGGGATCTCCGCAGACATCGTCGAGATAGACGGGACGGGCGTGCTCTGGCGCAAGGAGTGA
- the nthA gene encoding nitrile hydratase subunit alpha produces MSDQFAYPADREQDSAWRVAALERLLIEKGVITDQTVDKVLGYFESEMTPLNGKKIVVKAWTDPDFAARVVTDTPAALAELDLPEGMAGAEGEHIQAVANAPGIHNLVICTLCSCFPWPVLGLPPYWYKDPVFRARAASEPRTVLAEVGVDLPDDTEIRVWDSSGHSRWFVIPERPAGTEELTDEQLMDLVTTESMIGVALAGRPA; encoded by the coding sequence GTGAGTGATCAGTTCGCCTATCCGGCCGATCGTGAACAGGACAGCGCGTGGCGGGTCGCGGCGCTCGAACGCCTGCTGATCGAGAAGGGTGTCATCACCGACCAGACCGTCGACAAGGTGCTGGGCTACTTCGAATCCGAGATGACACCGCTGAACGGCAAGAAGATCGTCGTGAAGGCCTGGACCGACCCGGATTTCGCGGCGCGCGTGGTGACGGATACTCCCGCGGCCCTGGCCGAACTGGACCTCCCCGAGGGGATGGCCGGCGCCGAGGGCGAACACATCCAGGCCGTCGCAAACGCCCCCGGCATCCACAACCTGGTGATCTGCACGCTGTGTTCGTGCTTTCCGTGGCCGGTCCTCGGGCTGCCGCCGTACTGGTACAAGGACCCCGTGTTCCGCGCGAGGGCCGCGAGTGAACCCCGCACGGTACTGGCCGAGGTCGGCGTCGACCTGCCGGACGACACCGAGATCAGGGTGTGGGATTCCAGCGGGCACTCCCGGTGGTTCGTCATCCCCGAACGGCCCGCAGGCACCGAGGAACTCACCGACGAGCAACTCATGGACCTCGTCACCACCGAGTCGATGATCGGCGTGGCCCTGGCGGGGCGGCCGGCATGA